The Desulfuromonadaceae bacterium nucleotide sequence GGCATCACCTGATCCAATGCTTGATGACAAGGTATACTCCTCAATATAGATGGACGCACGATGGCCAATATTTTCAGTTAAAGGCAGGACCATAAATCCAAAAGCTGTTAAAAAATCTTTCGTGCATTTATGCTGTTCTTTGTTTTTGGCATTCTGCAACAATTCCATGTAGGTCTGAACCGAGAGGTATTTTTCTTCTTCTTTTTCAAAGAGATCGGCGGCTTTTTTATTGCCTCGCTGAGCCCAGATAAATATATCAGTGTCAAATATCATCGTATCGAGGCCTCCTCAACTCTTTCATGACATCTGCCACAGATTGTGTCGAATCTTGAGATAACATTCCAAAAAATGGATGCTCTTGAACTTTTTGCCGCTTTTTCTCTCCCGAAGGGATCAAAACCCCTTTGACTTTGCCACGATAAAAAACGGTTACTCTCTCGTTCCGGTCTAACGCCTTGAGAACATCATTCATTTTATATCTGAGATCGACTACCGTTGCTTTCATAGTGAACCTCCCCTTGAAATGTATATTTCAAGTATACATTGACTCCTCAAAAGTCTCAAGGTGAGATGCCATTTTTTTGGTTCTTACGGTTGAAATTTCTGGCGGACAGTTTATCTAACTCCCCGCAGACAATCAAATAAAAAGCAAGGGCACAAGGATCTGCAAAATTAAAATTTAAGAAAAGGGGGGAGTCGGTTAGCTCCACCTCCGTGCAACAGGCCTGCTGAAGAAACAGCTCACCAGGGGCCATTTGTTGGGTAAAATCTCCTTGTCATGACCGGGTATCCTCGTTATAGTGTGTTGCAAATGCAACGCAAGGAGCCAGTTATGAAAACAGCCAGTATGCCATCACTCCGAGTCGACCCTGAGCTACGTCACGATGCCGAAAGTGTTTTGCGTGAGGGCGAAACCCTCTCCAGCTTTATGGAGCAGGCACTCCGCTTAAGCATCCAGTCCCGTCGCGTACAAAAAGAGTTTATCGCTCGTGGATTAATCTCTCGCGATGAAGCAAAGCAAACGGGTGAGTATTTTGCGGCAGAGGACGTTTTGCTTGAAATGCAAGAGCTGCTGGCGCAGGCACAAACCAGGGCGCGTAAGTGAACGATCAGGTTCGTTACACAAAAGCCGCCAGGGAAGATCTGCTTCGACTTTGTAAATTCCTTGTCGAGAACGACCTGGAAACTGCGAAGAGTGCGCTTGAAGCAATCAGAAAGAGTGTAAGTCTTCTGCAGGATTTCCCTTTCACCTGTAGAAAGGCAACTTTCGAAAACCCGTTTTTAAGGGAGATGGTGATCAGCTTCGGTGCTGGCGGGTATGTCGCCCTGTTTGAGATCGAGGCGGAAAATCTTGTCACCATTCTGGCGGTTCGGCATCAAAGAGAAGAGGATTACCATTAGCGACGCCAAGGCTCTTGAAAAACTGACTTGACGTACAGAATCGCCAATGACACAAATCTCCCCAGTCTTTTCCATTCCACGCCGTTGCGCCTCTTTGCAAAATCGTCGGCCGTTTCTATCGCCCCGATAAAACTGGTGACTGCTCATCGGGTATCGGGCGGCCTTTTTTGTCAAGAGCTGTCCGGGGGAATTCCCCGGAGGGTGAGGAAGGGGGAGGAAGGTTCTTCAGACACGAAAGCGGTTTTCAGTGCCGCTGATCAGACGGGAAATATTGTCCCGGTGGCGCCAGATGACGATTGCCGCGATGAAAAATGTGGCACCGACCAGTGCTGTGGAACGCTCAAACCAGAAAATCAGCAACGGTGCAGCTGCCGCCGCGCAGATCGAACCGAGCGAGATGTAGCGCCAGATCGCCACCAGGGTAATAAAGATGGCCACCAGACATGCGACCGTCAGCGGGGACAGGACAATAAAAATGCCCAGTGCCGTGGCGACGCCTTTTCCCCCTTTGAAACCGAGATAGATCGGATAACAGTGGCCGAGAAATACCGCTAGCGCCACCAGCGCCACCTGGGGTTCCGGAAGATGCCCCCACTGTGCTGCGAGCAGGACCGGCAGCACCCCTTTGAGGGCATCGCAGACCAGCGTCAGCACTCCCAGTTTACGTCCGGCCACGCGATAGACGTTGGTGGCGCCGATATTGCCGCTGCC carries:
- the plsY gene encoding glycerol-3-phosphate 1-O-acyltransferase PlsY, with the translated sequence MPELMLIILAAYLVGALPCGVILTRLSGAGDIRSSGSGNIGATNVYRVAGRKLGVLTLVCDALKGVLPVLLAAQWGHLPEPQVALVALAVFLGHCYPIYLGFKGGKGVATALGIFIVLSPLTVACLVAIFITLVAIWRYISLGSICAAAAAPLLIFWFERSTALVGATFFIAAIVIWRHRDNISRLISGTENRFRV
- a CDS encoding type II toxin-antitoxin system VapC family toxin codes for the protein MIFDTDIFIWAQRGNKKAADLFEKEEEKYLSVQTYMELLQNAKNKEQHKCTKDFLTAFGFMVLPLTENIGHRASIYIEEYTLSSSIGSGDALIAATAVENNMTLASSNVKHFRVIKDLQLKAFKP
- a CDS encoding type II toxin-antitoxin system RelE/ParE family toxin; the protein is MNDQVRYTKAAREDLLRLCKFLVENDLETAKSALEAIRKSVSLLQDFPFTCRKATFENPFLREMVISFGAGGYVALFEIEAENLVTILAVRHQREEDYH
- a CDS encoding prevent-host-death protein yields the protein MKTASMPSLRVDPELRHDAESVLREGETLSSFMEQALRLSIQSRRVQKEFIARGLISRDEAKQTGEYFAAEDVLLEMQELLAQAQTRARK